One Dysosmobacter welbionis DNA segment encodes these proteins:
- a CDS encoding NfeD family protein, with translation MGRSGGLAAVTALVALCMLYLKGGGDSEMTALWIAAIVVFGVVEAVTAGLVSIWFVPGAVAGLIAAMAGAGLLIQLVLFLAVSAAALAATRPLVKKLSAGRAVPTNADRVLGRTARVTETIDNDSASGAVYVDGKTWTARSADGSVLPAGSRVEIRRMEGVKLIVEAAQKAPDKKEEVV, from the coding sequence ATGGGCCGGAGTGGGGGGCTGGCGGCAGTGACTGCCCTGGTGGCCCTGTGTATGCTGTATTTGAAAGGAGGCGGAGACAGCGAAATGACGGCATTGTGGATTGCGGCCATCGTGGTCTTTGGCGTGGTGGAGGCGGTGACCGCCGGGCTGGTCTCCATCTGGTTTGTGCCCGGCGCCGTGGCGGGTCTGATCGCCGCCATGGCGGGGGCGGGGCTCCTGATCCAGCTGGTGCTGTTCCTGGCGGTGTCGGCGGCGGCCCTGGCGGCCACCCGGCCCCTGGTGAAAAAGCTCTCCGCCGGGCGGGCTGTGCCTACCAACGCGGACCGGGTGCTGGGCCGCACCGCCAGAGTCACGGAGACCATCGACAACGACAGCGCCTCCGGCGCCGTCTATGTGGACGGCAAGACCTGGACCGCCCGCAGCGCCGACGGATCGGTGCTCCCGGCGGGCAGCCGGGTGGAGATCCGGCGGATGGAGGGTGTGAAGCTCATTGTGGAAGCGGCGCAGAAAGCGCCTGATAAAAAAGAGGAGGTTGTGTGA
- a CDS encoding SPFH domain-containing protein, which yields MMDVLKWVPLLILVVLILILLIGNIVIVQQSKAYVVERLGAFRTVWGVGLHLKVPFVERVAKKVSLKEQVADFAPQPVITKDNVTMQIDTVIYFQITDPKLYTYGVERPMNAIENLTATTLRNIIGEMELDQSLTSRDTINAKMRAILDEATDPWGIKVNRVELKNIIPPKEIQNAMEKQMKAERERRESILQAEGQKQSQILVAEGEKQSLILKADAAKQAAILKAEGEKEARIMAAEAEAQAIMQVQTALADSLKLLNAAAPNDQVVKLKALEAMQKVADGKATKIIIPSELQGLAGLAASAKTVFDTEDPKGE from the coding sequence ATGATGGATGTGCTCAAGTGGGTTCCGCTGTTGATCCTGGTGGTGCTGATCCTGATCCTGCTGATCGGGAACATCGTCATCGTCCAGCAGTCCAAGGCCTATGTGGTGGAGCGGCTGGGAGCGTTCCGGACCGTGTGGGGCGTGGGACTGCACCTGAAGGTGCCCTTTGTGGAGCGGGTGGCCAAGAAGGTGTCCCTGAAGGAGCAGGTGGCGGATTTCGCGCCCCAGCCCGTCATCACCAAGGACAATGTCACCATGCAGATCGATACGGTGATCTACTTCCAGATCACGGACCCGAAGCTGTATACCTACGGCGTGGAACGGCCCATGAACGCCATTGAGAACCTGACCGCCACCACCCTGCGGAACATCATCGGCGAGATGGAACTGGACCAGTCCCTGACAAGCCGGGACACCATCAACGCCAAGATGCGCGCCATTCTGGACGAGGCCACGGACCCCTGGGGCATCAAGGTCAACCGGGTGGAGCTGAAAAACATTATCCCGCCCAAGGAGATCCAGAACGCCATGGAGAAGCAGATGAAGGCGGAGCGGGAGCGCCGGGAGTCCATCCTCCAGGCGGAGGGGCAGAAGCAGTCCCAGATCCTGGTGGCGGAGGGCGAGAAGCAGTCCCTGATTCTCAAGGCGGATGCCGCCAAGCAGGCCGCCATCCTGAAGGCCGAGGGCGAGAAGGAGGCCCGCATCATGGCCGCCGAGGCGGAGGCCCAGGCCATCATGCAGGTGCAGACCGCCCTGGCGGACTCCCTGAAGCTGCTGAATGCCGCCGCCCCCAATGACCAGGTGGTGAAGCTGAAGGCTCTGGAAGCCATGCAGAAGGTGGCGGACGGCAAGGCCACCAAGATCATCATTCCCAGTGAGCTCCAGGGGCTGGCAGGACTCGCTGCCAGCGCCAAGACGGTGTTCGACACAGAGGACCCCAAGGGGGAGTGA
- a CDS encoding DUF6506 family protein, translating into MALQAAFLFLIGDADETTRTVVSTPSIHLNVVGCKTYAEAEAAAKELAAVGVTAMELCAGFGNEGIARIQRAVGPDVAVGAVKFDFHPGLGFKSGDALFG; encoded by the coding sequence ATGGCACTGCAAGCCGCATTTCTCTTTCTTATCGGCGATGCCGATGAGACCACCCGCACCGTGGTATCCACCCCTAGCATCCATTTGAACGTGGTGGGCTGCAAGACCTACGCTGAGGCGGAGGCTGCCGCGAAGGAGCTGGCCGCCGTAGGCGTCACCGCTATGGAGCTGTGCGCTGGCTTCGGCAACGAGGGCATCGCCCGCATCCAGCGGGCCGTGGGTCCCGACGTGGCCGTGGGCGCGGTGAAGTTCGACTTCCACCCCGGCCTGGGCTTCAAGAGCGGCGATGCCCTGTTCGGCTGA
- a CDS encoding DHH family phosphoesterase, protein MNNKKLSRLLEPNLKLYFLCMIVFAAATATVSLPLGLVEIACTVGLYAYFTNRNQKRRQNILQYIDNVTGSVDTASKSTLINSPLPIMVFRPDTGEVIWSNENFLQLAGVREHLFEMKVEDAVPDFPVQWMLEGKQECPDRVVMNSRRFRVYGSLVRAKGRGAEQNLVATTYWVDTTEADDLRERYTATRPVLAILMVDNYEDLMKACADTQRSAVLAQIDEKLNNWAACADGLLLKTERDHYLFIFEECHYDHFVEEKFSILDAIREIKVGDVCPTLSIGIGKDADAMAELYRNARLSLEMALSRGGDQAVVRGKVDFQFYGGRSKSTEKRTKVKSRVMASALNELMADASEIYIMGHSFADMDAVGAEAGLYCIARKHGKRAQMVIDLEHNAAGAVLAKLQALPEYAGAFTSGAEAFLKMRPGALVIVVDTNRPDMVESPQLLESSNRVAVIDHHRRAASYIENAAFSFHEPYASSASELVTELLQYLVEPADLLREEAEALLAGIVLDTKHFTLRTGGRTFEAAAFLRRAGADTTDVQRLFQSDLSEMVSRYDIIRRAELYREDIAVAAIDQEGVDRVTAAQAADELLSLKGVKASFVVFPSGENVQMSARSLGEVNVQVILEALGGGGNSTTAGGRVENTDVETVKSRLLEAIDAYFEK, encoded by the coding sequence ATGAACAACAAGAAGCTCTCCCGCCTGCTGGAGCCCAATCTCAAGCTCTACTTCCTCTGCATGATCGTCTTCGCGGCGGCCACCGCCACGGTGAGCCTGCCTCTGGGACTGGTGGAGATCGCCTGCACCGTGGGCCTGTATGCCTATTTCACCAACCGTAACCAGAAGCGGCGGCAAAACATCCTCCAGTACATTGATAACGTTACCGGCAGCGTGGATACCGCCAGCAAATCCACCCTCATCAACTCTCCGCTGCCCATCATGGTGTTCCGGCCGGACACCGGCGAGGTGATCTGGAGCAATGAGAACTTCCTGCAGCTGGCCGGCGTGCGGGAGCACCTGTTCGAGATGAAGGTGGAGGATGCAGTACCGGATTTCCCCGTTCAGTGGATGCTGGAGGGAAAGCAGGAGTGCCCGGACCGGGTGGTGATGAACAGCCGGCGGTTCCGGGTGTACGGCAGCCTGGTGCGGGCCAAGGGCCGGGGGGCCGAGCAGAACCTGGTGGCCACTACCTACTGGGTGGATACCACAGAGGCCGACGACCTGCGGGAGCGGTACACCGCCACCCGGCCGGTGCTGGCCATTTTGATGGTAGACAACTACGAGGACCTGATGAAGGCATGCGCCGATACCCAGCGCAGCGCCGTGCTGGCCCAGATCGACGAGAAGCTGAACAACTGGGCCGCCTGCGCCGACGGCCTGCTGCTGAAGACGGAGCGGGACCACTACCTCTTCATCTTTGAGGAATGCCACTACGACCACTTTGTGGAGGAGAAGTTCTCCATCCTGGATGCCATTCGGGAGATCAAGGTGGGGGATGTGTGCCCTACCCTCTCCATCGGCATTGGCAAGGATGCCGACGCTATGGCGGAGCTGTACCGCAACGCCCGTCTCAGCCTGGAGATGGCCCTCAGCCGGGGCGGAGACCAGGCGGTGGTCCGGGGAAAGGTGGACTTCCAGTTCTACGGCGGCCGCAGCAAGTCCACGGAAAAGCGCACCAAGGTGAAGTCCCGGGTCATGGCCAGCGCCCTGAACGAGCTGATGGCCGACGCGTCCGAGATCTATATCATGGGCCACAGCTTTGCGGACATGGATGCCGTAGGCGCCGAGGCGGGGCTCTACTGCATTGCCCGCAAGCACGGCAAGCGGGCCCAGATGGTCATTGATCTGGAGCACAACGCCGCCGGAGCGGTTTTGGCCAAGCTCCAGGCGTTGCCGGAGTATGCGGGGGCGTTCACCTCCGGGGCGGAGGCATTTTTGAAAATGAGGCCGGGCGCTCTGGTCATTGTGGTGGACACCAACCGCCCCGACATGGTGGAGAGCCCCCAGCTGCTGGAGTCCAGCAACCGGGTGGCGGTGATCGACCACCACCGCCGGGCGGCCAGCTACATCGAAAACGCTGCCTTCAGCTTCCACGAACCCTATGCCTCCTCCGCCAGTGAGCTGGTGACGGAACTCTTGCAGTATCTGGTGGAGCCCGCCGATCTGCTGCGGGAGGAGGCGGAGGCGCTGCTGGCCGGCATCGTGCTGGACACGAAGCACTTCACCCTGCGCACCGGCGGCCGGACTTTTGAGGCGGCGGCCTTCCTCCGCCGGGCGGGGGCCGACACCACCGACGTCCAGCGGTTGTTCCAGAGCGATCTGAGCGAGATGGTGTCCCGCTACGACATCATCCGCCGGGCGGAGCTGTACCGGGAGGACATCGCCGTGGCGGCCATCGACCAGGAGGGCGTGGACCGGGTGACGGCGGCCCAGGCGGCGGACGAGCTGCTGAGCCTCAAGGGCGTGAAGGCGTCCTTTGTGGTATTCCCCAGTGGGGAGAACGTGCAGATGTCCGCCCGTTCTCTGGGAGAGGTGAACGTCCAGGTGATCCTGGAGGCCCTGGGCGGCGGCGGCAACTCCACCACTGCCGGCGGCCGTGTGGAGAACACAGATGTGGAGACGGTGAAGAGTCGTCTGCTGGAGGCCATCGACGCGTATTTTGAAAAGTGA
- a CDS encoding helix-turn-helix domain-containing protein, with protein MQIHEIIRTRRTALGLTQEQLAGKLGVSAPAVNKWERGNSYPDITLLPVLARTLRVDLNTLLSFREDLTETEIAEFLNRLYEVSRTDGCGAAFSLAEEKLRQFPNSDALAYSAAGLLEGLLTLFPGTDETARPGREDFVAGLYEQAAQSADPKIREWATYTVASRCIARGDLDRAEALLDQISNTHRDKREVLSALRRKQGRTEEAWTLLERELFDRAHGIQTTLLSLIEMAQAEGDRQRAQGFCDAARRAGEALDLSDYAVLSAPFQLAAAEQDGPAALDLLDRLLHSLTVPWDLSASPLYRHLATKEAAGEAQSVLLEPLLDQVEADPDCAFLREIPEYGTMVEKYRRAADGA; from the coding sequence ATGCAGATCCACGAGATTATCCGCACCCGGCGGACGGCACTGGGGCTGACACAGGAGCAGCTGGCGGGGAAGCTGGGGGTATCAGCCCCGGCGGTGAACAAATGGGAAAGGGGAAACTCCTACCCGGACATCACCCTGCTGCCGGTGCTGGCCCGGACGCTGCGGGTGGACCTGAACACACTGTTGTCCTTTCGGGAGGACTTGACGGAGACGGAGATCGCGGAGTTTTTGAACCGGCTGTACGAGGTGTCCCGGACCGATGGGTGCGGCGCGGCCTTTTCCCTGGCAGAGGAGAAGCTGCGCCAGTTCCCCAACAGCGACGCGCTGGCATACAGCGCTGCGGGGCTGCTGGAGGGGCTTCTGACCCTGTTCCCCGGCACCGATGAGACAGCCCGGCCCGGCCGGGAGGACTTTGTCGCGGGCCTGTACGAGCAGGCCGCCCAGAGCGCGGACCCCAAAATCCGGGAGTGGGCGACCTATACCGTGGCGAGCCGCTGCATCGCCCGGGGGGATCTGGACCGGGCGGAGGCGCTGCTGGACCAGATCTCCAACACCCATCGGGACAAGCGGGAAGTGCTGTCCGCCCTGCGGCGGAAGCAGGGGCGGACCGAGGAGGCCTGGACCCTGCTGGAGCGGGAGCTGTTCGACCGGGCCCACGGCATCCAGACCACGCTGCTGTCCCTGATCGAGATGGCCCAGGCAGAGGGAGACCGGCAGCGGGCCCAGGGCTTTTGCGACGCCGCCCGGCGGGCGGGAGAGGCCCTGGACCTGAGCGATTACGCAGTGCTGTCCGCCCCCTTCCAGCTGGCGGCGGCGGAGCAGGACGGCCCGGCGGCGCTGGACCTGCTGGACCGGCTGCTGCATAGCCTGACAGTGCCTTGGGATCTGAGCGCCTCGCCCCTGTACCGGCATCTGGCCACCAAGGAGGCCGCCGGAGAGGCCCAGTCGGTGCTGCTGGAGCCCCTTCTGGACCAGGTGGAGGCGGACCCGGACTGCGCCTTCCTCCGGGAGATTCCGGAGTATGGGACGATGGTGGAGAAGTACCGGCGCGCCGCAGATGGGGCATGA
- a CDS encoding LacI family DNA-binding transcriptional regulator, with the protein MRATIKMIAERAGVSIGTVDRVLHDRPYVKEEVRRRVLEVMEELDYQPNRVASALATSGMARHFAIIQPTWESYVGEAMAAGVAKFRQDRQDYNVSVTIHPYRQGRMEDCLHLLDTLAEEVQGIALCAADCPQVRQKLELLAERRMPVVTFNSDIAGARRLCYVGEDAHHAGRVAGDIAAKFLRPGDRILLVYADHGYAGHKGRADGFLERLAERGLRQEDCRVAETHDNYDETLAAVTAALAEEPDLKYIYMANRSVPACMEALRGAGRMGQVRVLAHDNSPETRTFLREGLLDFIIDQNLTYQSRKALSLLFDAVVEHRTPERDCFYPESPILTAENC; encoded by the coding sequence ATGCGGGCAACGATCAAGATGATCGCAGAACGGGCGGGCGTCTCCATCGGCACGGTGGACCGGGTGCTCCACGACCGGCCGTATGTGAAGGAGGAGGTCCGGCGGCGGGTGCTGGAGGTGATGGAGGAGCTGGATTACCAGCCAAACCGGGTGGCCAGCGCCCTGGCCACCAGCGGCATGGCCCGGCATTTCGCTATCATCCAGCCCACGTGGGAGAGCTATGTGGGCGAGGCCATGGCCGCTGGCGTGGCGAAGTTCCGGCAGGACCGTCAGGACTACAATGTGAGCGTCACCATCCACCCGTACCGCCAGGGGCGGATGGAGGACTGCCTGCACCTGCTGGACACGCTGGCGGAGGAGGTCCAGGGGATCGCCCTGTGCGCCGCGGACTGCCCCCAGGTGCGCCAGAAGCTGGAGCTCCTGGCGGAGCGGCGGATGCCGGTGGTGACCTTCAACTCCGACATTGCAGGCGCCCGGCGGCTGTGCTACGTGGGGGAGGACGCCCACCACGCCGGCCGGGTGGCCGGGGACATCGCCGCCAAGTTCCTCAGGCCCGGAGACCGGATCCTGCTGGTGTACGCCGACCACGGCTACGCCGGACACAAGGGCCGGGCAGACGGCTTTCTGGAGCGGCTTGCGGAGCGGGGGCTCCGGCAGGAGGACTGCCGGGTGGCAGAAACCCACGACAACTATGATGAGACACTGGCAGCGGTGACCGCCGCTTTGGCGGAAGAGCCGGACCTGAAGTATATCTACATGGCCAACCGCTCCGTGCCTGCGTGCATGGAAGCCCTGCGCGGGGCCGGCCGGATGGGGCAGGTGCGGGTTCTGGCCCACGACAACAGCCCGGAGACGCGGACCTTCCTGCGGGAGGGACTGCTGGACTTCATCATTGACCAGAACCTGACCTACCAGAGCCGCAAGGCCCTGTCGCTGCTGTTCGACGCAGTGGTGGAGCACCGGACGCCGGAGCGGGACTGTTTCTATCCGGAGAGCCCCATCCTCACGGCGGAGAACTGCTGA
- a CDS encoding ribonuclease J — protein sequence MAEKLKIIPLGGLNEIGKNMTAYEYGGEIIVVDCGMAFPGDDMYGIDLIIPDVSYLIKNRARIRGLFITHGHEDHVGAIPYVLKQLNMPIYCTRFTAGLIKLKLEEHGLVKSTKLITVEPGKSVRAGKFTVEFIHVNHSIADSVAFAIHTHMGTIVHTGDFKIDSTPIDGEVIDLARFGELGKEGVLALLADSTNVERPGFTPSEKTVGATFKRQFQGCEDRIIVTTFASNVHRIQQVLDAAAAFGRKVAVTGRSMENIMKVSTELGYMKVPKNTLVDINRIKGLPKNKQVIVTTGSQGEEMSALYRMAFSQHKQVEIGAGDKVIISASAIPGNEVTVSRVINELFRKGVKVVYDRADMLHVSGHACQEELKIIHALTKPRFFIPLHGEQRMLQIHSQLAQDMGMDRNHIAIADNGSVIEITAKTIKLGGTVPSGEVYVDGSGVGDVGAVVMRDRKRLAEDGMVVVVLPISAHDGNLLSEPEIITRGFIYVKESGDLMKELQSVARDAAENVSRKRGRDDGELKGSVKSAVSSYLFKTTKRNPMVIPVVTRL from the coding sequence ATGGCAGAAAAATTGAAAATCATCCCCCTGGGCGGTCTCAATGAGATCGGCAAGAACATGACCGCCTATGAGTACGGCGGCGAGATCATCGTGGTGGACTGCGGCATGGCCTTCCCCGGGGACGACATGTACGGCATCGACCTCATCATTCCCGACGTCAGCTACCTCATCAAGAACCGGGCCCGCATCCGGGGTCTGTTCATCACCCACGGGCACGAGGATCACGTGGGTGCCATTCCCTATGTGCTCAAGCAGTTGAACATGCCCATCTACTGCACCCGGTTCACCGCGGGGCTCATCAAGCTGAAGCTGGAGGAGCATGGGCTGGTGAAAAGCACCAAGCTCATCACGGTGGAGCCGGGCAAGAGCGTCCGGGCCGGCAAGTTCACTGTGGAGTTCATCCATGTGAACCACTCCATCGCCGACTCCGTGGCCTTTGCCATCCACACCCACATGGGCACCATCGTCCACACCGGCGACTTCAAGATCGACTCCACCCCCATCGACGGGGAGGTCATCGACCTTGCCCGCTTCGGCGAGCTGGGGAAGGAGGGCGTCCTGGCACTGCTGGCGGACTCCACCAATGTGGAGCGTCCGGGCTTTACCCCCTCTGAAAAGACGGTGGGCGCCACCTTCAAGCGCCAGTTCCAGGGATGCGAGGACCGGATCATCGTCACCACCTTCGCCTCCAACGTCCACCGGATCCAGCAGGTGCTGGATGCCGCCGCGGCCTTCGGCCGGAAGGTGGCCGTGACGGGCCGGTCCATGGAAAATATCATGAAGGTCTCCACAGAGCTGGGCTATATGAAGGTGCCCAAGAACACCCTGGTGGACATCAACCGGATCAAGGGCCTGCCCAAGAACAAGCAGGTCATCGTCACCACCGGTTCCCAGGGCGAGGAGATGAGCGCCTTGTATCGCATGGCCTTCTCTCAGCACAAGCAGGTGGAGATCGGCGCCGGGGACAAGGTCATCATCTCCGCCAGCGCCATCCCCGGCAACGAGGTGACGGTGTCCCGGGTCATCAACGAGCTGTTCCGCAAGGGCGTCAAGGTGGTCTATGATCGGGCCGACATGCTTCACGTGTCCGGCCACGCCTGCCAGGAGGAGCTGAAGATCATCCACGCCCTGACGAAGCCCCGGTTCTTCATCCCCCTCCACGGCGAGCAGCGGATGCTCCAGATCCACTCCCAGCTGGCCCAGGACATGGGCATGGACCGCAACCATATCGCCATTGCCGACAATGGCTCCGTCATCGAGATCACGGCCAAGACCATTAAGTTGGGCGGCACCGTTCCCTCCGGTGAGGTATATGTGGACGGCTCCGGCGTGGGCGACGTGGGCGCCGTGGTCATGCGGGACCGCAAGCGCCTGGCAGAAGACGGCATGGTGGTGGTGGTTCTGCCCATCTCCGCCCATGACGGCAACCTCCTCAGCGAGCCGGAGATCATCACCCGGGGCTTCATCTACGTGAAGGAGTCCGGGGACTTGATGAAGGAACTGCAGAGCGTGGCCCGGGACGCGGCGGAGAACGTCTCCCGCAAGCGGGGCCGGGATGACGGGGAACTGAAGGGTTCCGTCAAGTCCGCCGTCAGCAGCTACCTGTTCAAAACCACCAAGCGCAATCCCATGGTTATCCCCGTGGTCACCAGACTGTGA
- the rplI gene encoding 50S ribosomal protein L9: MKVILQQDVKGQGKKGQMVEVSEGYARNFLLPRKLAIAATADAINTMNLKEKARKAEEARQKAEAEATAEKLKECMVKLTAKAGNGGRLFGAVTTKEISDGLRQQFGIDIPKQKLVLDEPIKAFGSYQVKAKLGFEVNGTVYVSVFEEK; encoded by the coding sequence ATGAAAGTGATTTTACAGCAGGATGTGAAGGGCCAGGGAAAAAAGGGCCAGATGGTGGAGGTGTCCGAGGGCTATGCCCGGAACTTCCTCCTGCCCCGGAAGCTGGCCATCGCCGCCACGGCGGACGCCATCAACACCATGAACCTGAAGGAGAAGGCCCGCAAGGCTGAGGAGGCCCGGCAGAAGGCGGAGGCGGAGGCCACCGCCGAGAAGCTGAAGGAGTGCATGGTGAAGCTCACCGCCAAGGCCGGCAACGGCGGGCGGCTGTTCGGCGCCGTCACCACCAAGGAGATCTCCGACGGGCTTAGGCAGCAGTTCGGCATCGACATCCCCAAGCAGAAGCTGGTGCTGGACGAGCCCATCAAGGCGTTCGGATCCTATCAGGTGAAGGCCAAGCTGGGGTTTGAGGTCAACGGGACGGTGTACGTCTCCGTGTTTGAGGAAAAATAA
- a CDS encoding MFS transporter, giving the protein MEQTKKPLPGAVLLLAALGFVLGTCEFVIVGILPEIAEGLNTSLAAVGKLVSVFAACYAVGTPVITAATGGISRRKLLAVLMGVFLLTSAASFAAPNVAVLYATRVVAALVSGTLTAVAMLYAKEVAAPEQTARAISLVYGGFSVAAVLGVPLGTAVCQILGWRWTFAVILAMGAALLPLLLRSLPAVPAQADSGLLKSFSILWDPRCSLCVGMILCSASATYIVYTYLSPILTETLGLPAGAVSPLLLVMGACSAASNLLSGRLGERGGLRTLPMAFAAQTVLFALLPLLLGNRWAGLAGVFAMGLLMYLLNTPAQMHALSLAEQDYPFASSLCASVQPVSYNFGIAIGSFIGSAVQEGWGFRPWACRRQCSPWRHWG; this is encoded by the coding sequence ATGGAACAGACGAAAAAGCCGCTGCCTGGAGCGGTACTGCTGCTGGCGGCCCTGGGATTTGTGCTGGGGACCTGCGAATTTGTGATTGTGGGCATTCTGCCGGAGATCGCGGAGGGGCTGAACACCTCTCTGGCGGCAGTGGGAAAGCTGGTATCGGTGTTCGCCGCCTGCTACGCGGTGGGGACGCCTGTGATCACTGCAGCTACCGGCGGAATCTCCCGCCGGAAGCTGCTGGCGGTGCTGATGGGGGTGTTCCTCCTCACCAGCGCGGCAAGCTTTGCCGCTCCTAATGTGGCGGTGCTGTATGCCACCCGGGTAGTGGCGGCGCTGGTGTCCGGTACGCTGACGGCGGTGGCCATGCTCTATGCCAAGGAGGTCGCCGCCCCGGAGCAGACCGCCCGGGCCATCTCGCTGGTATACGGTGGCTTTTCCGTGGCAGCGGTGCTGGGAGTGCCCCTGGGCACTGCCGTGTGCCAGATCCTGGGCTGGCGGTGGACCTTCGCCGTGATCCTGGCTATGGGCGCAGCGCTGCTGCCGCTGCTGCTGCGCTCCCTGCCCGCGGTGCCGGCACAGGCGGACAGCGGGCTTCTGAAGTCCTTTTCCATCCTGTGGGACCCCCGATGCTCCCTGTGTGTGGGGATGATCCTGTGCAGCGCCTCCGCCACCTATATCGTGTACACCTATCTCTCGCCGATCCTGACAGAGACACTGGGGCTTCCAGCGGGGGCGGTGAGCCCGCTGCTGCTGGTGATGGGAGCGTGCAGCGCCGCCAGCAATCTCCTCTCCGGCCGGCTGGGGGAGCGGGGCGGCCTCCGGACCCTGCCCATGGCCTTCGCCGCCCAGACGGTGCTGTTTGCCCTGCTGCCGCTGCTGCTGGGAAACCGGTGGGCGGGCCTTGCGGGGGTCTTTGCCATGGGGCTGCTCATGTACCTGCTGAACACCCCGGCCCAGATGCACGCGCTGTCCCTAGCAGAGCAGGATTACCCTTTCGCTTCCAGCCTGTGCGCCTCCGTACAGCCGGTATCCTACAACTTCGGCATTGCTATCGGCTCTTTCATCGGCAGCGCCGTGCAGGAGGGGTGGGGATTCCGCCCCTGGGCCTGCCGGCGGCAATGTTCGCCCTGGCGGCACTGGGGCTGA
- the dnaB gene encoding replicative DNA helicase — translation MANEDLLLRQMPHSLEGEQAVLGSMLIDADCVKDVMDKLRPSDFYLRQNREIFETIYSMFTYAKPIDGITVCEEMQKAGTYDENTTRSYLAQLMEITPTSANVMEYAAIVRDKALLRGVAQAAAEITAMVQEGVGEASEILEAAEQKVYAVRRGQSAQDMVPLRQVLPEVLDRLGEMSESENHLPGLSTGMSAVDQKITGLNKSDLILLAARPGMGKTSFALNVALNVAKAVHKTVAVFSLEMSREQLATRLLASEALVENNRLKTGALRETDWEKIAGAATILNKVDIRIDDNPMLSVADMNAKCRRLDDLGLVVIDYLQLMTSAGGKGYAGENRQQVVSDISRMLKIMAKELNVPVICLSQLSRASEKRDDKRPMLSDLRESGAIEQDADIVLFLYRDDYYNEDSEKHNIAECIVAKNRHGETGKVELRWMPEYTQFSTLDTRYDED, via the coding sequence ATGGCAAACGAAGACCTTCTCCTGCGGCAGATGCCCCACTCTCTGGAGGGGGAGCAAGCCGTCCTGGGCTCCATGCTCATCGACGCGGACTGCGTCAAGGATGTGATGGACAAGCTCCGGCCGTCAGATTTTTACCTCCGGCAGAACCGGGAGATTTTTGAGACCATCTACTCCATGTTCACCTATGCCAAGCCCATCGACGGCATTACCGTCTGTGAGGAGATGCAGAAGGCGGGCACCTACGACGAGAACACCACCCGTTCCTATCTGGCCCAGCTGATGGAGATCACCCCCACCAGCGCCAACGTGATGGAGTACGCGGCCATCGTCCGGGACAAGGCGTTGCTGCGGGGCGTGGCCCAGGCCGCCGCCGAGATCACCGCCATGGTGCAGGAGGGCGTGGGCGAGGCCTCCGAAATTCTGGAGGCGGCGGAGCAGAAGGTTTACGCCGTCCGCCGGGGCCAGAGCGCCCAGGACATGGTGCCCCTGCGGCAGGTGCTGCCGGAGGTGCTGGACCGGCTGGGAGAGATGAGCGAGAGCGAGAATCACCTGCCGGGGCTCTCCACGGGTATGTCCGCGGTGGACCAGAAGATCACGGGCCTGAACAAATCGGACCTGATCCTGCTGGCCGCCCGGCCCGGCATGGGCAAGACCTCCTTTGCGCTGAACGTGGCCCTGAACGTGGCCAAGGCCGTCCACAAGACAGTGGCCGTCTTCTCTCTGGAGATGAGCCGGGAACAGCTGGCCACCCGCTTGCTGGCCTCCGAGGCATTGGTGGAGAACAACCGCCTCAAGACCGGCGCCCTGCGGGAGACCGACTGGGAGAAGATCGCCGGGGCCGCCACCATCCTGAATAAGGTGGATATCCGGATCGACGACAATCCCATGCTGTCGGTGGCGGACATGAACGCCAAGTGCCGCCGGCTGGATGATCTGGGCCTGGTGGTGATCGACTACCTGCAATTGATGACCTCTGCCGGCGGCAAGGGCTACGCGGGGGAGAACCGCCAGCAGGTGGTGTCCGACATCTCCCGGATGCTGAAGATCATGGCCAAGGAGCTGAACGTGCCGGTGATCTGCCTGAGCCAGCTGTCCCGCGCCAGTGAGAAGCGGGACGACAAGCGGCCCATGCTGTCGGACCTGCGGGAGTCCGGCGCTATCGAGCAGGACGCAGACATCGTGCTGTTCCTGTACCGGGATGACTATTATAATGAGGATTCGGAGAAGCACAACATCGCTGAGTGCATTGTGGCGAAAAACCGCCACGGTGAGACCGGCAAAGTAGAGCTGCGGTGGATGCCGGAATACACCCAGTTCTCGACCTTGGATACGAGGTACGACGAGGACTGA